A single region of the Candidatus Marinarcus aquaticus genome encodes:
- a CDS encoding cache domain-containing protein: MLKENETKLLNFIKFSPLIFISIIAVIINILIYGQNQIHFEQEVKKAQKDFIHTQKIIVKNHVETAYQDIINEKNSIEQRLKEQIKQKVYEAYAIVENLYAQHKHEGQEHVLKIIKDALRNIRFNDGRGYIFIDHVSGVKILQPIHPQFEGQNFLHFKDPKGYEFVQTIAKTIKNNEERFDSYYWYKPDNKEQIFKKISFYKTFKPLDFAIGAGEYIDDFTNELKEKILHKYIHNKRQNDNNYLFIIEYNGIYLAHIKQEYVGKNRMALTDKYGNKITQLIINTAKEGEGYVRYFGTIMPQTGKPAMKTTFVKGLQEWDWAIAAGFYDKELQLLLQQKENELIEKNKQYMKKIFFVSLVLTAILILITIYISKILRNSFFEYKQQIIKGINENKAKDKLLYQQAKMAAMGEMLANIAHQWRQPLSLISSVASGMKVQKELNISNQDDEIKAYDAILKHVRYLSTTIDDFRNYFRPDKEKTRVQIREVFDKTFQLIDLKSRGIRVIQHIQDVELKTLENELIQVLINILNNAKDALQDKREKIIIINVEVQNNLLIISIHDSAGGIDEAIQNRIFEPYFTTKHKAQGTGIGLYMVEEILTRHMGANIEVKNSEFEFENTTYSGAEFIITFNLDDNKA, from the coding sequence TTGTTAAAAGAGAATGAGACTAAACTGCTGAATTTTATTAAATTTTCACCCCTTATTTTTATTTCGATTATTGCAGTTATTATTAATATTTTAATTTATGGCCAAAATCAAATTCACTTTGAACAAGAGGTTAAAAAAGCCCAAAAAGATTTTATACATACCCAAAAAATTATTGTAAAAAATCATGTTGAAACAGCCTACCAAGATATCATTAATGAAAAAAACAGTATTGAACAACGCCTTAAAGAGCAAATAAAACAGAAAGTGTATGAGGCGTATGCCATTGTCGAAAATCTCTATGCGCAACATAAACATGAAGGACAAGAGCATGTGCTCAAAATCATCAAAGATGCTCTGCGAAACATACGCTTTAATGATGGACGTGGTTATATCTTTATTGATCATGTCAGTGGTGTTAAGATTTTACAACCCATTCATCCACAATTTGAAGGGCAAAATTTTCTGCACTTTAAAGACCCCAAAGGGTATGAGTTTGTACAAACCATTGCTAAAACAATTAAAAACAATGAAGAGCGATTTGACTCATATTACTGGTATAAACCTGATAATAAAGAACAAATTTTTAAAAAAATCAGTTTTTATAAAACTTTTAAGCCTTTAGATTTTGCCATTGGAGCAGGAGAGTATATTGATGATTTTACCAATGAATTAAAAGAGAAGATTCTGCATAAATATATCCATAATAAACGACAAAATGACAACAATTATCTTTTTATTATTGAATATAATGGCATCTATTTGGCACATATTAAACAAGAGTATGTAGGGAAAAATAGAATGGCACTCACTGATAAATATGGCAATAAAATCACCCAACTTATCATCAATACGGCCAAAGAAGGGGAAGGGTATGTTCGCTATTTTGGTACGATCATGCCACAAACAGGTAAACCAGCTATGAAAACGACTTTTGTAAAAGGGTTACAAGAGTGGGACTGGGCGATTGCTGCAGGGTTTTATGATAAAGAGTTACAATTGTTGCTGCAACAAAAAGAGAATGAGCTTATTGAAAAAAACAAACAATACATGAAAAAAATCTTTTTTGTTAGTTTGGTTTTAACGGCGATTTTAATTCTGATTACGATTTATATCTCTAAGATTTTAAGAAACTCTTTTTTTGAGTATAAACAACAAATCATCAAAGGAATCAATGAAAATAAAGCCAAAGATAAACTTCTGTATCAACAAGCCAAAATGGCAGCCATGGGAGAGATGCTTGCAAATATTGCGCATCAATGGAGACAACCATTGAGTTTGATCTCATCCGTGGCAAGTGGTATGAAAGTACAAAAAGAACTTAATATCAGTAATCAAGACGATGAGATTAAAGCATATGATGCAATTTTAAAACATGTACGATACCTTTCAACTACGATTGATGATTTTAGAAACTACTTCAGACCCGATAAAGAGAAAACACGAGTGCAAATTCGTGAAGTTTTTGATAAAACCTTTCAACTCATTGATTTAAAAAGCAGAGGTATTCGTGTGATTCAACACATTCAAGATGTTGAGTTAAAGACTTTAGAAAATGAACTTATTCAAGTATTGATTAATATTTTAAATAATGCCAAAGATGCCTTACAAGATAAGCGTGAGAAAATTATTATTATTAATGTTGAAGTACAAAACAACTTATTAATCATCTCTATTCATGACAGTGCAGGGGGTATTGATGAAGCAATACAAAACCGAATTTTTGAACCCTATTTTACGACTAAACATAAAGCACAAGGTACAGGAATTGGGCTATATATGGTTGAAGAGATATTAACACGACACATGGGTGCCAATATTGAAGTGAAAAACTCTGAATTTGAGTTTGAAAATACGACATACAGTGGTGCAGAGTTTATTATTACTTTTAATTTAGATGATAATAAAGCGTAA
- a CDS encoding disulfide oxidoreductase, with translation MSTSSKILPLRAVLFMFFISLIATLGSLFFSEVMEFIPCSMCWYQRIFMYPLVLIFLVNLLYPDDTLFKYAFPVAFTGFAFSVYHNLLMFGIIPEKIVPCIQGVPCSTRYIDWFGFITIPFLSLMAYGVIIITLILSYKGVLKNEK, from the coding sequence TTGAGTACTTCATCTAAAATTTTACCCCTGCGGGCAGTGTTATTCATGTTTTTTATTTCTTTGATTGCAACACTGGGAAGCCTTTTTTTCAGTGAAGTCATGGAGTTTATCCCTTGCAGTATGTGTTGGTATCAACGTATTTTTATGTATCCATTGGTTTTGATTTTTTTAGTTAATTTGCTTTATCCAGATGATACGCTTTTTAAATATGCATTTCCAGTGGCTTTTACTGGCTTTGCTTTTTCTGTATATCACAACTTATTAATGTTTGGAATTATTCCAGAAAAAATTGTACCTTGTATTCAAGGCGTGCCTTGTTCAACACGATATATTGATTGGTTTGGTTTTATTACCATTCCATTTTTATCATTAATGGCTTATGGTGTCATTATTATCACACTGATTTTATCTTATAAAGGAGTTTTAAAAAATGAAAAATAA
- a CDS encoding DsbA family protein has protein sequence MKNKSVVIFALVSAIAIFVAATLAYNKVKSDKKEELAVTDPNAVPYVREHSMSLGKNEKNITVVEFLDPECESCAMFSSVVNKVLYDYGDEIKFVVRYLPNHRNSAYVVRILEAARVQGKYKETLQAVFDSQPQWANHNNPQLHLIWSALVNVDGLNLEQLKADMNNDTCETIMQLDIEDANTLGVRGTPTIFVNGKELETLSYPAFKMLLENEIYK, from the coding sequence ATGAAAAATAAAAGTGTAGTTATTTTTGCTTTGGTTTCTGCCATAGCTATTTTTGTTGCAGCCACATTGGCGTATAATAAAGTTAAATCTGATAAAAAAGAGGAGTTAGCCGTTACTGATCCCAATGCAGTTCCGTATGTACGAGAGCACTCTATGAGTTTAGGAAAAAATGAAAAAAATATTACTGTGGTGGAGTTTTTAGATCCTGAGTGTGAGTCGTGTGCGATGTTCTCTTCAGTTGTGAATAAAGTGTTATATGATTATGGTGATGAAATTAAGTTCGTGGTCCGATATTTACCAAATCATAGAAATTCAGCGTATGTGGTGCGTATTTTAGAAGCCGCACGAGTACAAGGAAAATATAAAGAGACTCTGCAAGCGGTGTTTGATTCTCAACCACAATGGGCAAATCACAATAATCCACAATTGCATCTTATTTGGAGTGCATTGGTCAATGTGGATGGGTTGAATTTAGAACAATTAAAAGCAGACATGAATAACGACACTTGTGAAACCATCATGCAGCTAGATATTGAAGATGCAAATACATTAGGTGTTCGAGGAACTCCTACTATTTTTGTCAATGGAAAAGAGCTTGAAACATTAAGTTATCCAGCATTTAAAATGTTGTTGGAAAATGAAATTTATAAGTAG
- a CDS encoding TlpA family protein disulfide reductase, giving the protein MKKVLVSLFLAFFVILMAGCESETKQAQVVQKSPNKQERLEPLTLRTVEGKSIRLNLDNKILISDDLKGKVVLVNFFATWCPPCIKEIPTFNELYAKYPDKFEIVAVLYERNKDMEELKAFIKEYNIKFPVTVGENNFIAAKMFGNVQKIPESFVFSPEGFMLQKFVGVINEKALEGFITGQVE; this is encoded by the coding sequence ATGAAAAAAGTTTTAGTGTCACTGTTCCTTGCATTTTTTGTTATTTTAATGGCAGGGTGTGAGAGCGAAACCAAACAGGCACAAGTCGTACAAAAAAGTCCAAACAAACAGGAACGACTGGAACCTTTGACTTTAAGAACGGTTGAAGGGAAAAGTATTCGTTTAAATCTGGATAATAAGATTTTAATCTCGGATGACTTAAAAGGAAAAGTGGTGCTTGTAAACTTTTTTGCTACGTGGTGTCCACCTTGTATTAAAGAGATCCCTACTTTTAATGAACTCTATGCAAAGTATCCTGATAAGTTTGAAATCGTTGCAGTTTTGTATGAGCGAAATAAAGATATGGAGGAGTTAAAAGCATTTATAAAAGAGTACAATATTAAGTTCCCTGTAACTGTAGGAGAGAATAACTTTATTGCTGCAAAAATGTTTGGAAATGTGCAAAAGATTCCAGAGTCATTTGTTTTTTCACCGGAAGGTTTTATGCTTCAAAAGTTTGTGGGTGTTATAAATGAAAAGGCGCTTGAAGGATTTATAACCGGTCAAGTAGAGTAA
- a CDS encoding response regulator, which produces MKVMIVDDSSTMRRIISSVVKQIGIDEDYIGLAVDGMDALGQLKSTKYDLVLTDWNMPKMNGLQLVKNLRTLPRYANTPILMITTEGGKSEVVTALKSGVNNYIVKPFSAETLKAKLEPLIKDMKK; this is translated from the coding sequence ATAAAAGTGATGATAGTTGATGACAGTTCAACAATGAGAAGAATCATTTCAAGTGTTGTAAAACAGATTGGAATTGATGAAGATTATATTGGATTAGCAGTTGACGGAATGGATGCTTTAGGACAATTAAAGTCAACAAAGTATGATTTGGTATTAACAGACTGGAATATGCCAAAAATGAATGGGTTGCAGTTAGTTAAAAACTTACGAACACTTCCTAGATACGCAAACACACCTATTTTAATGATTACAACTGAAGGTGGTAAATCAGAAGTTGTTACTGCTTTAAAAAGCGGTGTAAACAACTACATTGTTAAACCTTTTAGTGCAGAGACACTTAAAGCAAAACTAGAGCCACTGATTAAAGACATGAAAAAATAA
- a CDS encoding DUF4405 domain-containing protein, translating into MKKFISLLMLWCMLMMTYTGVMLFIAPEGRVAYWSNWSMFGLDKEQFGDLHVTFMVLFVFTTVFHIAYNIKPMFSYMKNKYKEFIFFSKPNIVALAITACFLIGTLFVSVPFSYVLQLEKNVKHYWADTLGRPPYGHAELSSLRQFSKRMGYDVKEVIQVFKEKGIVIDTPNTNLKEIAQKNSTTPAKLYDILFEALEM; encoded by the coding sequence ATGAAAAAATTTATATCACTGTTGATGCTTTGGTGTATGTTGATGATGACATACACTGGAGTCATGCTTTTTATTGCACCGGAAGGGCGCGTGGCATACTGGTCAAACTGGAGCATGTTTGGTTTAGACAAAGAGCAGTTTGGAGATCTTCACGTTACTTTTATGGTGTTGTTTGTTTTTACAACCGTGTTTCATATTGCTTACAACATAAAACCCATGTTTTCGTATATGAAAAATAAATACAAAGAGTTTATTTTTTTTAGCAAACCCAACATAGTTGCCTTAGCAATAACGGCATGTTTTCTTATAGGTACTTTGTTTGTCAGCGTGCCATTTTCATACGTATTGCAGCTAGAAAAAAATGTTAAACACTATTGGGCAGATACTTTAGGACGCCCACCATATGGACATGCTGAGCTCTCTTCTTTACGTCAATTCTCTAAACGTATGGGTTATGATGTAAAAGAGGTTATCCAAGTGTTTAAAGAAAAGGGTATTGTTATAGATACTCCCAATACCAATTTAAAAGAGATTGCACAAAAAAACAGTACCACTCCCGCAAAGTTGTATGATATTTTGTTTGAAGCATTGGAAATGTAA
- a CDS encoding NAD(P)/FAD-dependent oxidoreductase — MSEKLKKSFELFEDALQKEGLSRRDAIKMLAMSGLLATTSSSANTQLNASGIKVKIVIVGGGLAGVSTAARLKAASDALDITIIEPNANSVSYQAGNTFIGTGLYEKKDVMYRTQDFIPRDVEFIQDKVMEFFPDNNQVITKNKQVISYDFLVVSAGVKLDFSQIKGLEALGDMYTLEENEKLIQHLEGSGASTVYNINTAVQTWKNMQASIEQAKQGKQINAVFTHPHTAIKCGGAPKKIMYLMNSRLNEAGVRKNADLTFYANSGKMFVVKEYEDAIIKQYKARNMKWNLKHNLQEIDLQNKVAIFDKFWDEKGAYDEDLEEYEMVTKHEKVEVPYDFLHFTPPMIAAPEIGNSPIGSSNGWVPVNQKTLQHVKYSNIFALGDIAAVALGKTGGSVRKQYKVVAENLLAAIANKELTAEYDGYTVCPIITDIGKVMLAEFDWSMKPTPSFPLDPTQERYIWWIMKAYLLKPMTQYGMLRGKI, encoded by the coding sequence ATGAGTGAAAAATTGAAAAAGAGTTTTGAACTGTTTGAAGATGCTTTACAAAAAGAGGGCTTATCAAGACGAGATGCGATTAAAATGCTTGCAATGTCTGGTCTGTTAGCAACCACGTCAAGCAGTGCCAATACACAACTCAATGCTTCTGGTATAAAAGTCAAAATTGTGATTGTAGGAGGAGGTTTAGCTGGTGTTTCAACGGCTGCACGACTTAAAGCTGCTTCAGATGCATTAGATATCACTATTATAGAACCCAATGCAAATTCTGTATCGTATCAAGCAGGAAATACCTTTATAGGGACAGGGTTATATGAGAAAAAAGATGTGATGTATCGTACACAAGATTTCATACCACGAGATGTTGAGTTTATTCAAGATAAAGTAATGGAATTTTTCCCTGATAATAATCAAGTCATTACCAAAAATAAACAGGTTATTTCGTATGACTTCTTGGTGGTATCAGCAGGTGTGAAACTGGACTTTTCTCAAATTAAAGGTTTAGAAGCTTTAGGTGATATGTACACGCTTGAAGAGAATGAGAAACTTATTCAACATTTGGAAGGTTCAGGTGCAAGTACGGTTTACAATATCAATACAGCTGTTCAAACTTGGAAAAACATGCAAGCAAGCATTGAACAAGCCAAACAGGGTAAACAGATCAATGCAGTGTTTACACACCCTCATACGGCCATTAAGTGTGGGGGAGCACCTAAAAAAATCATGTATTTAATGAACTCCAGACTCAATGAAGCAGGTGTTAGAAAAAATGCAGATTTAACTTTTTATGCCAATTCAGGGAAAATGTTTGTGGTTAAAGAGTATGAAGATGCCATCATTAAACAGTATAAAGCTCGAAACATGAAGTGGAATTTAAAACACAACTTACAAGAGATTGACCTACAAAACAAAGTTGCCATTTTTGATAAGTTTTGGGACGAAAAGGGTGCGTATGATGAAGACTTAGAAGAGTATGAGATGGTAACAAAACATGAAAAAGTTGAAGTTCCTTATGACTTTTTACATTTCACACCACCAATGATTGCTGCACCTGAGATTGGAAATTCTCCGATTGGATCAAGCAATGGTTGGGTTCCAGTGAATCAAAAAACACTGCAACATGTTAAATACAGTAACATTTTTGCGTTAGGTGATATTGCAGCTGTGGCTTTAGGAAAAACAGGAGGAAGTGTTCGAAAACAGTATAAAGTTGTTGCAGAAAACCTACTTGCAGCTATTGCAAATAAAGAGTTGACAGCTGAGTATGATGGTTATACGGTTTGTCCTATCATTACAGATATTGGTAAAGTAATGCTTGCAGAGTTTGATTGGAGCATGAAACCCACACCGTCATTTCCATTAGACCCAACGCAAGAGCGATATATCTGGTGGATTATGAAAGCCTATTTATTAAAACCAATGACGCAGTATGGAATGTTAAGAGGGAAAATATAA
- a CDS encoding ferritin-like domain-containing protein: MNVYEYAMKVEKDGEAYYRELASKAPNKGLKKVFTLLADAEVKHYRVFKNMLDKENVDADTMDIMTDTKTIFETLSEEQPDASFQADEVEYYEEAIKREDDAYIFYLNKANELEDEQERIIFLKIAQEEMKHKEVLENILSFIQAPQNWVGSAEF, encoded by the coding sequence ATGAATGTATACGAATACGCTATGAAAGTTGAAAAAGATGGTGAGGCATACTACAGAGAATTAGCTTCTAAAGCTCCCAACAAGGGTTTGAAGAAGGTATTTACCCTTTTAGCAGATGCAGAAGTAAAACACTATAGAGTCTTTAAAAACATGCTTGATAAAGAGAATGTTGATGCTGATACTATGGATATTATGACAGATACAAAAACAATTTTTGAAACACTCAGTGAAGAACAACCAGATGCAAGCTTTCAAGCAGATGAAGTTGAGTATTATGAAGAGGCTATTAAACGAGAAGACGATGCTTATATCTTCTATTTAAATAAAGCCAATGAACTTGAAGATGAACAAGAAAGAATCATTTTCCTTAAAATTGCGCAAGAAGAGATGAAACACAAAGAGGTTCTAGAGAATATTCTTTCATTTATTCAAGCACCACAAAACTGGGTAGGAAGCGCCGAGTTTTAA
- a CDS encoding HAD family hydrolase yields the protein MKKHILFDNDGVLVDTEQWYFKANQEILKKELNLTLELEVYLKIMARGGTAWEIAFKQGIPTHIVDACRFKRDELYQHYLQTEEIAIPDVKDILNDLSKDYSMGIVTTSRRVDFHLIHANRGIVDFMDFTLCVEEYTHAKPHPEPYLKGLEKLQAKKEETFVVEDSQRGLSAAYDAGIDCVIVHNSFTATHDFSKAQYFIQSLHELKTLF from the coding sequence TTGAAAAAACACATACTATTTGATAACGATGGCGTTTTAGTCGATACGGAACAGTGGTACTTTAAAGCCAATCAAGAGATTTTAAAAAAAGAGTTGAACCTCACTTTAGAGTTAGAGGTCTATTTAAAAATCATGGCGCGTGGTGGTACGGCTTGGGAGATTGCTTTTAAACAAGGTATTCCTACTCATATAGTGGATGCGTGTCGTTTTAAAAGGGATGAACTCTATCAACACTACTTACAAACAGAAGAGATAGCCATACCGGATGTAAAAGATATATTAAATGATTTATCTAAAGATTACTCTATGGGTATTGTAACCACTTCAAGACGTGTAGATTTTCATTTGATTCATGCCAATCGAGGCATTGTTGATTTTATGGATTTTACACTCTGTGTAGAAGAATATACCCATGCCAAACCTCACCCTGAACCTTACTTAAAAGGGTTAGAAAAACTGCAAGCAAAAAAAGAGGAGACTTTTGTAGTAGAAGATTCTCAAAGAGGATTGAGTGCCGCTTATGATGCAGGCATTGATTGTGTCATTGTTCATAACAGTTTCACTGCAACACATGACTTTTCAAAAGCACAATATTTCATCCAATCACTGCATGAGTTGAAAACACTCTTTTAG
- a CDS encoding cache domain-containing protein — protein sequence MQFKKDEEKLLKFLKFSPPVFTIFFSFLVIALIYIVNTYSFQQEIKKLRIDFINTNKNMVKNEVERVHSFITHQKAQTQTLLQQNIKENVNIAHNIIKQIYKQNKHLGEDVVKQLVKETLRDIRFNDGIGYFFILSHNTKMILHPIMPKLEDQSVSKIKDTNNKYLFQHMCDLMRTTNESYFQWYWYKPNNPNQEEKKVGFLKNIPELNWYIGSGYYMDDFEKNIQKNLFEYTPTIHFGNQGFIFIIGYNGVVLSHPNHALIGRNLYNIKDKHGKHFVQDMIKLAKNGEGFITHYAPGFSNNKESHKTSFVKGVNDWDFFIAAGYYDDELNEKIAQKKAILDEANDEYIFNLLVISVTITLILTAIAIYISKIVQNRFFKYKNKIAKEIKKNQEKDVLLAQQSKMAAMGEMIGNIAHQWRQPLSTITTAASGISLKHEFNDLNDKDFVNFTRIIDENARYLSETIDDFKEFFNPNKVKVQFDIEDAINRTLNIVSAQFTSHKIHIIKNIENRNIYCLENEIMQIIINILNNARDALDDNNIKNKLIFIDVYTTQKSLHIDITDNALGINEDIIERIFEPYFTTKFKSKGIGIGLYMCYEIITKHLKGHIHVENVEFEHESSIYKGAKFSISIPLKEIEQKD from the coding sequence ATGCAGTTTAAAAAAGATGAAGAGAAATTACTTAAATTTCTAAAATTCTCACCCCCTGTATTTACAATATTCTTCTCTTTTTTAGTCATTGCATTGATCTATATTGTCAATACATACAGCTTTCAACAAGAGATTAAAAAACTGCGTATTGATTTTATTAATACCAATAAAAACATGGTTAAAAATGAGGTTGAACGGGTGCATTCATTTATCACTCATCAAAAAGCCCAAACGCAAACATTACTGCAACAAAATATTAAAGAAAACGTCAATATTGCACACAATATTATTAAACAAATCTACAAACAAAACAAACATTTAGGTGAAGATGTTGTGAAACAACTGGTCAAAGAGACCTTAAGAGATATTCGATTTAATGATGGCATTGGGTACTTTTTTATTCTTTCACACAATACCAAAATGATTTTACACCCTATTATGCCTAAACTTGAAGATCAAAGTGTCTCTAAAATCAAAGATACAAACAATAAATACCTTTTCCAACATATGTGTGATTTGATGAGAACAACCAATGAGAGCTATTTTCAATGGTATTGGTATAAACCCAATAATCCCAACCAAGAAGAGAAAAAAGTCGGTTTTTTAAAAAATATTCCTGAACTTAATTGGTACATTGGAAGTGGATATTACATGGATGATTTTGAAAAAAACATTCAAAAAAATCTCTTTGAATACACACCCACAATTCATTTTGGGAACCAAGGGTTTATTTTTATAATTGGTTATAATGGCGTTGTATTAAGCCATCCTAATCACGCTTTAATTGGACGAAACCTTTATAATATAAAAGACAAACACGGAAAACATTTTGTACAAGATATGATCAAGTTGGCAAAAAATGGAGAAGGGTTTATTACCCACTACGCCCCTGGTTTTTCAAACAATAAAGAGTCGCATAAAACCTCTTTTGTCAAAGGCGTTAATGATTGGGATTTCTTTATTGCTGCAGGTTATTATGATGATGAACTTAATGAAAAAATTGCTCAAAAAAAAGCAATTTTAGATGAAGCCAATGATGAATATATCTTTAACCTTTTAGTGATCAGTGTTACCATTACACTGATTTTAACAGCCATTGCCATTTATATATCCAAAATTGTGCAAAATCGTTTTTTTAAGTATAAAAATAAAATTGCTAAAGAGATTAAGAAAAACCAAGAGAAAGATGTACTGCTTGCACAACAGTCTAAAATGGCCGCTATGGGTGAGATGATAGGAAACATTGCCCACCAATGGAGACAACCGCTCTCTACCATTACAACGGCGGCCTCAGGTATATCTTTAAAACATGAATTTAATGACTTAAATGATAAAGATTTTGTCAACTTCACTCGAATTATTGATGAAAATGCACGTTATTTATCGGAAACCATCGATGATTTTAAAGAGTTTTTTAACCCAAATAAAGTTAAAGTGCAATTTGACATTGAAGATGCTATTAACCGTACACTCAATATTGTATCGGCTCAATTTACAAGCCACAAGATACATATTATAAAAAACATTGAGAATCGAAACATTTACTGTTTAGAGAATGAAATCATGCAAATCATCATCAATATTTTAAATAATGCTCGTGATGCTTTGGATGACAACAATATTAAAAACAAACTCATATTCATTGATGTGTACACCACACAAAAGAGTCTTCATATTGATATTACCGATAATGCTTTAGGGATTAATGAAGATATCATCGAGAGAATTTTTGAACCTTATTTTACCACCAAATTCAAATCCAAAGGGATAGGCATTGGTTTGTACATGTGTTATGAGATTATCACCAAACACTTAAAAGGACACATTCATGTTGAAAATGTGGAGTTTGAACATGAATCATCCATCTATAAAGGGGCAAAATTCTCTATTTCTATACCATTAAAAGAGATTGAACAGAAAGATTGA
- a CDS encoding nuclear transport factor 2 family protein has translation MDETLRKEIIVSYIEAYNNFDIDGMLTHLSEDVKFKNTENGIVTLQTQGIADFKQIASETSKYFSSRKQNVLDFDFTDDCAIVYINFEAVVAMDISEKLKEGDGFKLGGKTIFTFDNDKISSIEDYS, from the coding sequence ATGGATGAGACTTTAAGAAAAGAGATTATTGTCTCTTACATTGAAGCCTATAATAACTTTGATATTGATGGTATGTTGACACATCTAAGTGAAGACGTAAAATTTAAAAACACTGAAAATGGCATTGTAACGCTACAAACACAAGGCATTGCTGACTTTAAGCAAATTGCATCTGAGACCTCAAAATACTTCTCTTCAAGAAAACAGAATGTTTTGGATTTTGACTTTACCGATGATTGTGCTATTGTGTATATCAACTTTGAAGCTGTGGTTGCAATGGATATCAGTGAGAAACTCAAAGAGGGTGATGGCTTTAAACTGGGTGGAAAGACCATATTTACATTTGATAATGACAAAATATCTTCAATTGAAGATTACAGTTGA
- a CDS encoding YebC/PmpR family DNA-binding transcriptional regulator: MGRAFEYRKAAKMKRWGNMSRVFPKLAKAIEIAAKAGGGDPDMNPALRTAIINAKAQNLPKANIESAIKRATGKDAKNYTDVNFEGKGPHGVLVFVECATDNNTRTVANVKMHFNKNGGQVVPTGSLEFMFDRKAIFEFEKVEGMELEELELELIDAGLEELEEEEGLCIALAEYTEFGNMNAKFEELGIELKKAELKRIPNNPQEFNDEQQEEIGKLLEKLEDDDDVQAVYTNIA, translated from the coding sequence ATGGGTAGAGCCTTTGAATATCGAAAAGCAGCCAAAATGAAACGATGGGGAAATATGTCTCGAGTTTTCCCAAAATTAGCAAAAGCAATTGAGATTGCAGCCAAAGCAGGTGGGGGTGACCCTGATATGAACCCTGCACTAAGAACGGCAATCATCAATGCAAAAGCACAAAACTTACCAAAAGCCAACATTGAATCAGCAATTAAAAGAGCCACAGGTAAAGATGCAAAAAACTATACGGATGTAAACTTTGAAGGAAAAGGTCCTCATGGTGTACTTGTATTTGTTGAGTGCGCAACTGACAATAATACACGAACCGTTGCAAACGTAAAAATGCATTTTAATAAAAATGGTGGACAAGTGGTACCTACTGGTTCATTGGAGTTCATGTTCGATAGAAAAGCAATTTTTGAGTTTGAAAAAGTAGAAGGTATGGAGCTTGAAGAGCTTGAACTTGAACTCATTGATGCAGGACTTGAAGAGCTTGAAGAGGAAGAGGGACTTTGTATTGCACTTGCAGAATACACAGAGTTTGGGAACATGAATGCCAAGTTTGAAGAGCTTGGAATTGAGCTTAAAAAAGCAGAGCTTAAACGAATTCCAAATAACCCACAAGAGTTCAATGACGAACAACAAGAGGAGATTGGAAAACTTTTAGAAAAGCTTGAAGATGATGATGACGTTCAAGCAGTTTACACCAATATAGCGTAG